The following proteins are encoded in a genomic region of Ornithinibacillus sp. 4-3:
- a CDS encoding 3-hydroxybutyryl-CoA dehydrogenase has product MAIKKIMVIGAGQMGSGIAQVCAQAGFHVVLNDMNEAALEKGLGNIEKLLTRAVEKERINEEDKEATLARLTSSSSLEASSDCDLVIEAVIENMDVKASVFQQLDEIAPAHAILATNTSSLPITDIAALTKRPEQVIGMHFMNPVPVMKLVEVIKGLQTSEETYETIRNIAINLGKTPVEVNDFPGFVANRILIPMINEAIYTVYEGVASVEDVDTVMKLGMNHPMGPLTLADFIGLDTVLAIMEVLHEGFGDSKYRPCPLLKKYVKAGWLGKKTGRGFYQYD; this is encoded by the coding sequence ATGGCGATAAAGAAAATCATGGTGATTGGTGCAGGGCAGATGGGTTCCGGTATTGCTCAAGTATGTGCACAAGCTGGATTCCATGTTGTTTTAAATGATATGAATGAAGCTGCATTAGAAAAAGGCTTAGGAAACATAGAAAAGCTACTAACGCGTGCGGTTGAAAAAGAACGAATCAATGAGGAAGATAAAGAAGCAACATTGGCACGCTTAACATCTTCATCATCTCTAGAAGCTTCATCAGATTGTGATTTAGTGATTGAAGCAGTTATAGAGAATATGGATGTCAAAGCAAGTGTATTTCAGCAGCTTGATGAAATTGCACCAGCACATGCTATTTTAGCTACAAACACATCCTCTTTACCAATTACAGATATTGCAGCATTAACAAAGCGTCCTGAACAGGTGATTGGTATGCATTTTATGAATCCAGTACCCGTGATGAAGCTTGTTGAGGTTATTAAAGGATTACAGACGAGTGAAGAAACTTATGAAACGATTCGAAATATCGCAATTAACTTAGGCAAAACACCTGTAGAAGTTAATGATTTCCCAGGGTTTGTTGCTAACCGAATTTTAATTCCAATGATTAATGAAGCGATTTATACCGTTTATGAAGGTGTAGCTTCTGTAGAAGATGTGGATACAGTGATGAAGCTAGGAATGAACCATCCAATGGGACCTCTAACCTTAGCTGATTTTATTGGACTGGATACCGTTCTAGCAATTATGGAAGTATTGCATGAAGGATTTGGTGATAGCAAGTATCGTCCATGTCCTCTCTTAAAGAAATATGTAAAAGCAGGCTGGCTTGGCAAGAAAACAGGTCGCGGATTTTACCAATATGATTAA
- a CDS encoding UDP-N-acetylglucosamine 1-carboxyvinyltransferase: MQKMLIEGGHLLNGKVRIGGAKNSAVALLPAAILADSEVTIEDLPNISDVRILGDLIEEIGGNVTWNRLHQDTVSIDPTNMVSMPLPNGKVKKLRASYYFMGAMLGKFNEAVIGLPGGCPLGPRPIDQHIKGFEALGAEVTNEHGAIYIRAKQLTGARIYLDVVSVGATINIMLAAVKAKGKTIIENAAKEPEIIDVATLLTNMGAKIKGAGTDVIRIEGVDTLHGCKHTIIPDRIEAGTFAVLAAAQGKEIIIDNVIPQHLESLLAKLREMGVVIEESDEQLLIVSNKPLKSVDIKTLVYPGFPTDLQQPLTSLLTKAEGTGVVTDTIYSSRFKHIDELRRMNAQIKVEGGSAIVSGPVKLQGAKVKASDLRAGAALIIAGLMAEGITEVTGLEHVDRGYEQITEKLLQLGANVWREDLNTEEVEQVQGQ, translated from the coding sequence ATGCAAAAAATGTTGATAGAGGGCGGCCATTTATTAAATGGAAAAGTGAGAATTGGTGGTGCGAAAAATAGTGCTGTTGCACTTCTTCCTGCTGCGATTTTGGCTGATTCTGAAGTGACAATTGAAGATTTGCCAAATATTTCTGATGTAAGAATCCTTGGAGATCTTATCGAAGAAATTGGTGGAAATGTAACTTGGAATCGGCTTCATCAGGATACTGTATCTATTGATCCGACAAATATGGTATCTATGCCATTACCAAATGGTAAGGTAAAGAAATTACGTGCATCTTATTATTTTATGGGAGCAATGCTTGGGAAGTTTAATGAAGCGGTGATTGGATTGCCAGGTGGCTGCCCGTTAGGACCACGTCCAATTGACCAGCATATTAAAGGTTTCGAAGCACTTGGTGCAGAAGTGACGAATGAGCATGGAGCAATTTATATTCGTGCAAAACAGCTAACAGGAGCAAGAATTTATTTGGATGTTGTTAGTGTTGGAGCAACGATTAATATTATGCTTGCTGCAGTGAAAGCAAAAGGAAAAACAATTATTGAAAATGCAGCGAAAGAGCCTGAAATTATTGATGTGGCTACGTTACTAACGAATATGGGTGCGAAAATCAAAGGTGCAGGTACAGATGTTATTCGAATAGAGGGCGTTGATACCTTACATGGCTGTAAACATACGATTATACCTGACAGAATTGAAGCAGGTACCTTTGCTGTTTTAGCTGCTGCCCAAGGAAAAGAGATCATCATTGATAATGTAATTCCCCAACATTTAGAATCATTATTAGCTAAGTTGCGTGAAATGGGTGTAGTAATAGAAGAAAGTGATGAACAATTACTTATTGTTTCAAATAAGCCGTTGAAAAGTGTCGATATTAAAACACTAGTCTATCCAGGATTTCCGACAGATTTACAGCAACCACTCACTTCCCTGCTAACAAAAGCAGAAGGAACTGGAGTTGTTACAGATACAATTTATTCTTCGCGCTTTAAACATATTGATGAACTTCGAAGAATGAATGCGCAAATTAAAGTAGAAGGCGGCTCTGCCATTGTTTCTGGTCCTGTTAAGTTACAAGGAGCGAAGGTGAAGGCATCTGATTTACGTGCTGGTGCTGCTTTAATTATTGCAGGTTTAATGGCAGAAGGAATTACAGAAGTAACAGGCTTAGAACATGTAGATCGTGGTTATGAACAAATTACAGAAAAATTATTGCAATTAGGGGCAAATGTTTGGCGCGAAGACTTGAACACAGAAGAAGTGGAGCAAGTACAAGGTCAATAA
- the fsa gene encoding fructose-6-phosphate aldolase, translated as MKFFIDTANIEEIRAANELGVLAGVTTNPSLVAKEGVSFHDRLREITSEVTEGSVSAEVIAEDAEGMIAEGKELAAIAPNITVKIPMTLEGLKAVKALSDLGITTNVTLIFNANQALLAARAGATYVSPFIGRLDDIGHDGMSLIGSISEMFDLHGIPTEIIAASIRHPLHVTESALNGAHIATIPYNVLAQLVKHPLTDKGIEQFLADWNK; from the coding sequence ATGAAATTTTTTATTGATACAGCCAATATTGAGGAGATTCGAGCTGCAAATGAATTAGGTGTTCTAGCTGGTGTGACAACGAACCCTAGTCTTGTTGCAAAAGAAGGAGTTTCATTTCATGATCGTTTAAGAGAAATTACATCAGAGGTAACAGAAGGATCTGTTAGTGCTGAAGTAATTGCGGAAGATGCGGAAGGAATGATTGCTGAAGGAAAAGAACTAGCAGCAATTGCACCTAATATTACAGTGAAAATCCCGATGACCTTGGAAGGGCTAAAAGCGGTTAAAGCTTTGAGTGATCTTGGAATTACTACAAATGTTACTTTGATTTTTAATGCTAACCAAGCTTTATTAGCAGCACGTGCTGGTGCAACTTATGTGTCACCATTTATTGGGAGATTAGATGATATTGGTCATGATGGTATGAGTCTCATTGGATCCATCTCAGAGATGTTTGATCTTCATGGTATACCAACAGAAATTATTGCTGCATCTATTCGTCATCCATTGCATGTAACGGAATCAGCATTAAACGGAGCACATATTGCAACAATTCCTTACAACGTCCTAGCTCAGCTTGTGAAACATCCGTTAACAGATAAAGGTATCGAACAGTTTTTAGCAGATTGGAATAAATAA
- a CDS encoding acetyl-CoA C-acetyltransferase, whose translation MKKTVIISGARTPFGKFGGALKNLSASELGGIAIKSAVERAKIDGETVDEVIMGTVLQGGQGQIPSRQAAKEAGLPWSVKTETINKVCASGLRSVTLADQLIRLGEEDTIIAGGMESMSNAPYFLPDARWGNRMGDKRVVDLMIHDGLSCSFTGVHMGTYGNDTAEVFELSREEQDQWAYRSHERAIKAINEGKFTDEIVPVEVPQRKGDPIVVDTDEGPRADTSVEVLAKLRPAFGPEGTITAGNAPGVNDGAGAFVLMSEDKAKELGKEVMAVILGHAEVAVEAKKFPQTPGLVINKLLEKTGKTQEDIDLYEINEAFAAVALASGKIARLDPEKVNVNGGAVALGHPIGASGARVILTLIHELKRRGGGLGIAAICSGGGQGDAMLIEVPKQ comes from the coding sequence ATGAAAAAGACAGTGATTATTTCTGGAGCAAGAACACCATTTGGAAAATTCGGCGGTGCACTGAAAAATTTATCAGCATCTGAATTAGGTGGTATCGCGATAAAGAGTGCAGTAGAACGCGCAAAAATAGATGGTGAAACAGTTGATGAGGTCATTATGGGAACCGTATTACAAGGAGGTCAAGGGCAAATCCCTTCACGTCAAGCAGCAAAAGAGGCTGGACTTCCATGGAGTGTAAAAACAGAAACGATTAATAAAGTTTGTGCTTCTGGACTACGTAGTGTTACATTAGCAGATCAGTTAATACGCTTAGGTGAAGAAGATACTATTATTGCTGGTGGTATGGAGAGCATGAGTAATGCCCCGTATTTCTTACCAGATGCACGCTGGGGTAATCGTATGGGAGATAAACGTGTAGTTGATCTAATGATACATGACGGTTTATCCTGCTCCTTTACTGGTGTGCATATGGGCACATATGGAAATGATACAGCAGAAGTGTTTGAATTATCACGAGAAGAGCAGGATCAATGGGCATATCGTAGTCATGAACGTGCGATAAAAGCAATAAACGAAGGTAAATTTACAGACGAAATTGTTCCTGTAGAGGTACCACAACGTAAAGGTGATCCAATTGTTGTAGATACAGATGAAGGACCCCGTGCAGATACAAGTGTAGAAGTTTTAGCAAAATTACGTCCAGCATTTGGACCAGAAGGAACGATTACAGCTGGAAATGCACCAGGAGTGAATGATGGTGCAGGAGCATTTGTATTAATGTCTGAAGATAAAGCAAAAGAGCTAGGTAAGGAAGTTATGGCAGTGATTTTAGGTCATGCAGAGGTTGCTGTAGAGGCTAAAAAATTCCCGCAAACCCCTGGGCTTGTTATTAATAAATTACTAGAGAAAACAGGAAAAACGCAGGAAGATATTGATTTATATGAAATTAATGAGGCTTTCGCAGCTGTTGCTTTAGCAAGTGGGAAGATCGCTAGGCTCGATCCTGAAAAGGTAAATGTAAATGGTGGAGCTGTTGCATTAGGCCATCCAATTGGTGCAAGTGGTGCACGTGTTATTTTAACATTAATTCATGAATTGAAACGTCGAGGAGGCGGCCTTGGTATTGCGGCAATTTGCAGTGGAGGCGGTCAAGGTGATGCAATGCTTATCGAAGTTCCAAAACAGTAA
- a CDS encoding CTP synthase: protein MTKYVFVTGGVVSSLGKGITAASLGRLLKNRGLKVTIQKFDPYLNVDPGSMSPYQHGEVFVTEDGAETDLDLGHYERFIDINLNKYSNITTGKVYSSVIRKERNDEYLGATVQVIPHITNEIKDQVYRAGEATEADIVITEIGGTVGDIESLPFLEAIRQIKNEKGRENVMYVHCTLVPYIRAAGEVKTKPTQHSVKELRSLGIQPDAIVLRTELPISQEMKEKISLFCDINVEAVIEMRDADTLYHVPIALQEQNFDQLVCDHLNMSCKEAELTDWLALVDKVRNLSKKVTIGLVGKYVELPDAYISVVEALKHAGFVYDTDIEVVWLDSEDPDKDKLLADLAKVDGIVVPGGFGPDGIDGKIHATQYARENKVPFLGIALGMQLAIVEFAKNVAGLADAHSTEFAENTTNPVIDLLPGKTLQDPMRLGSFPCSLMDHSKAKAIYEGVSQVNERHRNRYEFNNKYRAILEEKGLIFSGVSPDNELVEIIEVEDHPYFIACQFHPEFKSRPTRPHALIKGFLESIVQACK, encoded by the coding sequence ATGACCAAGTATGTTTTTGTAACGGGTGGAGTTGTATCTTCATTAGGAAAAGGAATTACAGCTGCTTCATTAGGTAGATTATTAAAGAATCGCGGCTTAAAAGTAACAATCCAAAAATTTGATCCATACCTGAACGTAGATCCAGGTTCCATGAGTCCATACCAGCATGGAGAGGTTTTCGTTACAGAAGATGGAGCGGAAACAGACTTAGACCTTGGACATTATGAGCGTTTCATTGATATTAATTTAAATAAATACAGTAATATTACAACTGGGAAAGTGTACTCTAGTGTTATTCGTAAAGAAAGAAATGATGAATACTTAGGTGCGACAGTTCAGGTTATCCCACATATTACGAATGAAATTAAAGATCAAGTATATCGTGCTGGAGAAGCGACAGAGGCAGATATAGTAATTACAGAAATTGGTGGAACAGTAGGAGATATTGAATCTTTACCATTTTTAGAAGCGATTCGCCAGATTAAAAATGAAAAAGGCAGAGAGAATGTAATGTATGTTCACTGTACATTAGTTCCATACATTCGTGCAGCTGGAGAGGTAAAGACAAAGCCAACTCAGCATAGTGTAAAAGAATTACGCTCATTAGGTATTCAACCAGATGCGATCGTTTTACGTACAGAATTACCAATTAGCCAAGAGATGAAAGAGAAAATCTCTCTCTTCTGTGATATTAATGTTGAAGCAGTTATTGAAATGCGTGATGCAGATACACTTTATCATGTACCAATTGCATTACAGGAGCAAAACTTTGACCAACTAGTTTGTGACCATTTGAATATGAGCTGTAAAGAAGCAGAGTTAACAGATTGGTTAGCATTAGTTGATAAAGTACGTAATTTATCAAAGAAAGTAACGATTGGACTTGTAGGGAAGTATGTAGAATTACCAGATGCGTATATTTCAGTAGTTGAAGCATTAAAGCACGCTGGATTTGTATACGATACAGATATTGAAGTAGTGTGGCTAGATTCAGAAGACCCAGATAAGGATAAACTACTTGCAGATTTAGCAAAAGTAGATGGTATTGTCGTTCCAGGTGGATTTGGTCCTGATGGTATAGATGGTAAAATTCATGCGACACAGTACGCACGTGAAAATAAAGTTCCATTCCTTGGAATTGCATTAGGAATGCAGTTAGCTATCGTTGAATTTGCAAAAAATGTAGCAGGCTTAGCAGATGCACATTCTACAGAATTTGCGGAAAATACGACGAATCCAGTAATTGATTTATTACCTGGTAAAACATTACAAGATCCAATGCGTCTAGGTTCATTCCCATGTTCATTAATGGATCACTCTAAAGCGAAGGCTATTTATGAAGGAGTTTCTCAAGTAAATGAACGCCATCGTAATCGTTATGAATTTAATAATAAATACCGTGCAATTTTAGAAGAAAAAGGTTTAATATTCTCCGGAGTAAGTCCTGATAATGAGCTTGTTGAAATTATTGAAGTAGAGGATCATCCTTACTTTATTGCATGTCAGTTCCATCCAGAATTCAAATCACGTCCAACTAGACCACATGCTTTAATTAAAGGATTTCTTGAGTCTATTGTACAAGCATGTAAATAA
- the rpoE gene encoding DNA-directed RNA polymerase subunit delta — MSLKDYSKEELQSTSLVDLAALLLIDEKNGLKFTELYDKIAELKGLSEEAKAEKVGQFYTDLNMDGNFITKGSNVWALKRFNREWKNKEVEEAIVE; from the coding sequence ATGAGTTTAAAAGACTACAGTAAAGAGGAACTTCAATCAACATCTTTAGTCGATCTAGCAGCGCTGTTACTAATAGATGAAAAAAACGGTCTAAAATTTACAGAGCTGTATGATAAAATCGCTGAATTAAAAGGCTTATCTGAAGAAGCAAAAGCTGAAAAAGTTGGTCAATTTTATACAGATTTGAATATGGATGGTAATTTTATTACGAAGGGCTCAAATGTTTGGGCATTAAAGAGATTTAACAGAGAGTGGAAAAATAAAGAAGTTGAAGAAGCTATTGTAGAATAA
- the glpX gene encoding class II fructose-bisphosphatase: MDRSLTMELVRVTEAAALSSARWMGRGKKDEADDAATTAMRTVFDTIPMQGTVVIGEGEMDEAPMLYIGEKLGTGSGPLVDIAVDPVEGTNIVAQGTWNALAVIAIADHNTLLHAPDMYMRKIAVGPEAVGKVDINASTYDNLKAVAEAKNKNIEDLLAIVLDRPRHQELINEIREAGARIKLIPAGDVAAAINTAFKQTGVDIMLGIGGAPEGVLAAVALKCLGGELQGQLVPSNEEEEERCKKMGITDINKVFYMEDLVGGDDAIFAATGITDGELLKGVQFTGTKATTQTIVMRAKSGTVRFVDGEHSLIRKPNLVMDPEE; the protein is encoded by the coding sequence GTGGATAGAAGTTTAACAATGGAACTTGTACGTGTAACAGAAGCAGCAGCCTTATCTTCTGCACGTTGGATGGGAAGAGGCAAGAAAGACGAAGCTGATGATGCAGCAACAACAGCAATGCGTACTGTATTTGATACTATTCCGATGCAAGGAACAGTTGTAATTGGAGAAGGAGAAATGGATGAAGCACCAATGCTTTATATTGGTGAAAAGCTTGGGACAGGTTCAGGCCCTCTGGTAGATATAGCAGTAGATCCGGTAGAAGGAACAAATATTGTTGCTCAAGGAACATGGAATGCATTAGCAGTTATTGCAATTGCTGACCACAATACTTTATTACATGCACCAGATATGTATATGAGGAAGATTGCTGTTGGACCCGAAGCAGTTGGAAAAGTAGATATTAATGCTTCTACATATGATAATTTAAAGGCAGTAGCTGAAGCGAAAAATAAGAATATTGAAGACCTTCTTGCGATTGTTCTAGATCGTCCACGCCATCAAGAATTAATCAATGAAATTCGCGAAGCAGGAGCACGTATTAAATTAATTCCTGCTGGCGATGTTGCTGCAGCGATCAACACAGCATTCAAACAGACGGGTGTAGATATTATGCTTGGTATTGGAGGTGCTCCAGAAGGGGTTCTTGCGGCAGTAGCATTAAAATGTTTAGGTGGAGAACTTCAAGGCCAGCTTGTTCCATCTAATGAAGAAGAAGAAGAGCGTTGTAAGAAAATGGGTATTACTGATATTAATAAAGTATTTTACATGGAAGACCTTGTTGGTGGAGATGATGCCATTTTTGCAGCGACAGGTATTACGGATGGAGAACTGCTTAAAGGAGTACAATTTACAGGTACAAAAGCAACGACACAAACAATTGTTATGCGTGCGAAGAGCGGAACTGTTCGTTTTGTTGATGGAGAACATAGTTTAATTCGCAAGCCGAATCTTGTTATGGATCCTGAAGAGTAA
- a CDS encoding TetR/AcrR family transcriptional regulator, which produces MNKEDVNLMNQDSIRSTVKDLDLVEKRREQMIKAAIALFKEKGFHRTTTREIAKASGFSIGTLYEYISTKEDILFLVCDYIYEQVHDRLKATIDFKKPSIQSLITVIELYFQFMDEIQDEVIIMYQEVKSLHDHAKTYVLEKERDMVSMLKWVIVTCVPHEITAKDAELLANNIFVQGQMWGFRRWALQKQFTIEEYIKKQIHYLILALEIEQDQIADEK; this is translated from the coding sequence ATGAATAAAGAGGATGTGAATTTAATGAACCAGGATTCGATTCGTTCAACGGTCAAAGATTTAGATTTAGTTGAAAAGCGTAGGGAGCAAATGATTAAAGCTGCAATTGCACTCTTTAAGGAAAAAGGCTTCCATCGTACAACAACAAGGGAAATCGCGAAAGCATCCGGGTTTAGCATTGGTACCCTTTATGAGTATATCAGTACAAAAGAGGATATTTTATTCCTTGTTTGTGATTATATTTACGAGCAAGTACATGATCGTCTGAAGGCAACCATTGATTTTAAGAAGCCATCGATTCAAAGTTTAATTACTGTAATTGAATTGTATTTCCAATTTATGGATGAGATACAAGATGAAGTAATTATTATGTATCAGGAAGTTAAATCACTACATGATCATGCGAAGACATACGTGTTAGAAAAAGAGCGTGATATGGTCAGCATGTTAAAATGGGTCATTGTTACATGCGTACCTCATGAAATAACTGCTAAAGATGCGGAATTGTTGGCAAATAACATTTTTGTTCAAGGGCAGATGTGGGGCTTTCGCCGTTGGGCATTACAAAAGCAATTTACAATAGAAGAATACATTAAAAAGCAAATTCATTATTTGATATTAGCTTTAGAAATCGAACAAGATCAAATAGCAGATGAGAAATAA
- the fba gene encoding class II fructose-1,6-bisphosphate aldolase translates to MSLVSMKEMLEIAKEKSYAVGQFNINNLEYVQAILQAAEEEKSPVILGVSSGAAKYMGGFKVAVATAKALMEEYGTTVPVAIHLDHGASFAECAKAIQAGFTSVMIDGSHLPLEENIALTQKVVELAHLHGVSVEAELGRIGGQEDDLIVEDAEAAYAIPAECEKLVKETNVDCFAPALGSVHGPYKGEPNLGFDRMEEVMNLTNIPLVLHGGTGIPLKDIQRAISLGTAKINVNTENQIEQTRVVREVLNADSKVYDPRKYLGPGREAIKEAVIKKMREFGSSGQAK, encoded by the coding sequence ATGTCACTAGTATCAATGAAAGAAATGCTCGAAATTGCCAAAGAAAAGAGTTACGCAGTCGGCCAATTTAACATAAATAATTTAGAATATGTACAAGCAATCCTACAAGCAGCAGAAGAAGAAAAATCTCCAGTTATTTTAGGAGTATCCAGTGGTGCAGCAAAATATATGGGTGGATTTAAAGTTGCTGTTGCAACAGCAAAAGCATTGATGGAAGAATATGGAACTACTGTTCCTGTAGCAATCCACCTAGATCATGGTGCAAGCTTTGCAGAGTGTGCTAAAGCAATTCAAGCAGGATTTACTTCTGTCATGATTGATGGATCACATCTACCATTAGAAGAGAATATTGCATTAACACAGAAAGTAGTTGAATTAGCTCATCTACATGGTGTTTCTGTAGAAGCTGAATTAGGAAGAATCGGCGGACAAGAGGATGACTTAATCGTAGAAGATGCAGAAGCAGCTTATGCTATCCCTGCTGAATGTGAGAAATTAGTGAAAGAAACTAATGTAGACTGCTTTGCACCTGCACTTGGTTCAGTTCATGGCCCTTATAAAGGCGAACCTAATTTAGGCTTTGATCGTATGGAAGAAGTAATGAATTTAACAAATATTCCTTTAGTTTTACATGGTGGTACAGGAATTCCTTTAAAGGATATTCAACGTGCAATTTCATTAGGAACAGCGAAAATTAATGTAAATACAGAGAACCAAATTGAACAAACAAGAGTAGTTCGTGAAGTATTAAATGCAGATTCAAAAGTATATGATCCAAGAAAATATTTAGGACCTGGACGTGAAGCAATTAAGGAAGCTGTTATTAAGAAAATGCGTGAATTTGGCTCTTCTGGACAAGCTAAATAA